One window from the genome of Aestuariirhabdus haliotis encodes:
- the moeA gene encoding molybdopterin molybdotransferase MoeA — translation MSDALSLNSCCNARGELPVDLGRQSILDQVEALSAVETVPLADALGRVLAEDIRSPINVPGHDNSAMDGFAIRFSDLSENASSSLALAGEALAGHPYAGTLPGGSAIRIMTGAMMPDGADTVVMQEIVTCDEQQVQIPAGIKAGQNRRRAGEDIARDSIALTRNTLVQAAEMGLLASLGVGQVQVKRRLKVAVLSTGDEVCAPGSAVDTGQIYDSNRFSLQGLLAPLGVEVIDLGIIADDPALLAEAFASAARSADMIITSGGVSVGEADYVKQTLERIGQIHFWKMAMKPGRPLAFGRIENAVFFGLPGNPVAVMVTFLQFALPAIRKMQGLDNWQPLTLPARAAERLRKRAGRTEFQRGIFNRDDAGQLLVASSGTQGSGVLSSMSRANCLIILPSDQEDVDQGDVVDIQPLLF, via the coding sequence ATGAGTGATGCACTTTCTCTTAACAGTTGCTGCAACGCCAGAGGCGAGTTGCCCGTTGACCTTGGGCGCCAGAGCATTCTCGACCAGGTGGAAGCATTGTCGGCGGTAGAGACGGTGCCATTGGCCGATGCCCTGGGTCGTGTGCTGGCCGAGGATATCAGGTCGCCGATCAATGTCCCGGGTCACGATAATTCCGCCATGGACGGTTTCGCGATCCGTTTTTCCGACCTCAGCGAGAACGCATCCAGTTCCTTGGCGTTAGCAGGAGAGGCGCTGGCGGGACACCCCTATGCGGGGACTTTGCCAGGCGGCTCCGCGATTCGCATTATGACCGGGGCGATGATGCCGGATGGCGCCGATACGGTTGTAATGCAAGAGATCGTCACCTGCGATGAGCAACAGGTGCAGATTCCTGCGGGCATTAAAGCCGGGCAAAACCGGCGTAGGGCGGGTGAAGATATCGCACGGGACTCCATCGCCCTGACACGGAATACCCTGGTGCAGGCGGCCGAAATGGGTTTGCTGGCGTCCCTCGGTGTAGGTCAGGTTCAGGTCAAACGCCGGTTGAAGGTTGCCGTGCTCTCCACCGGGGATGAGGTCTGCGCGCCGGGAAGCGCCGTCGACACCGGGCAAATATACGACAGCAATCGTTTTAGCTTACAGGGTTTGCTGGCGCCTCTGGGTGTCGAGGTGATCGATCTGGGTATTATTGCCGATGATCCGGCTCTACTGGCAGAAGCCTTTGCCAGCGCCGCCCGGTCGGCGGATATGATCATCACCTCCGGTGGGGTGTCGGTCGGGGAAGCCGATTACGTCAAGCAGACGCTGGAGCGCATCGGGCAGATCCACTTTTGGAAAATGGCGATGAAACCGGGACGCCCCCTGGCCTTTGGACGCATTGAAAATGCGGTGTTTTTCGGATTGCCGGGCAACCCCGTCGCGGTCATGGTGACGTTTTTGCAATTCGCTTTGCCGGCCATTCGTAAAATGCAGGGGCTGGACAATTGGCAACCCCTGACACTGCCTGCGCGGGCAGCGGAACGCTTGAGAAAACGTGCCGGGCGCACCGAATTTCAGCGTGGCATCTTCAATCGGGATGACGCCGGACAATTGCTGGTGGCCAGTAGCGGCACCCAGGGCTCAGGCGTGTTGAGTTCGATGAGTCGGGCCAATTGCCTGATCATACTGCCGTCGGATCAGGAAGATGTCGACCAGGGTGATGTCGTCGACATTCAGCCCCTGTTGTTTTAG
- the mobB gene encoding molybdopterin-guanine dinucleotide biosynthesis protein B — protein MIECKIPLIGFIAHSGTGKTTLLCKLLPLLRLKGLRVGMVKHAHHQFEVDTPGKDSYELRKAGAEQMLISSRQRWALMSENLDEEPRLNDLLAKFDQDRLDLILVEGFKPEPYPKIEVFRPSMGKSLLYPKHPNVIAVACDTLPDEGIGDLQQLDLNNVEQIADYICHNFLDNQ, from the coding sequence GTGATTGAGTGCAAGATACCACTGATTGGATTTATCGCTCACAGTGGCACCGGCAAGACCACCCTGTTGTGCAAACTGTTGCCCCTGTTGAGGCTGAAAGGTTTGCGTGTTGGTATGGTGAAACATGCTCATCATCAATTTGAAGTCGATACTCCCGGCAAAGACAGTTACGAGCTGCGCAAGGCCGGGGCCGAACAGATGCTGATCTCCTCGCGTCAGCGCTGGGCGTTGATGAGCGAAAATCTGGATGAAGAACCGCGCCTGAACGATCTGCTGGCCAAGTTCGACCAGGACCGACTCGACCTCATTCTGGTGGAAGGGTTTAAGCCGGAACCCTACCCCAAGATCGAAGTCTTTCGACCCTCAATGGGTAAATCATTGTTGTATCCGAAGCATCCCAATGTGATCGCGGTGGCCTGCGACACATTGCCCGACGAAGGCATTGGTGATCTTCAGCAACTGGATCTCAACAATGTCGAGCAGATTGCCGACTATATTTGCCATAACTTTCTCGATAATCAATGA
- the mobA gene encoding molybdenum cofactor guanylyltransferase MobA → MNKPIAVDGVILAGGEARRMGGEDKGLVTLAGRPMIEHVIARFEPQVNALIINANRNHDRYARTGFGIVSDRDIGEYPGPLAGMAAGLAASEAELVAFVPCDAPLLPRDLVLRLSQALQQQQTDIAVAHDGDYWQPVFVLMKRTLLPSLDAFLSGEGRKIMHWFQQQKMAKVLFDDQLNAFENINTPEHCQRIEQQMMES, encoded by the coding sequence TTGAATAAGCCCATAGCCGTAGATGGTGTGATTTTGGCCGGCGGTGAAGCCCGGCGCATGGGAGGAGAAGACAAGGGGCTGGTGACGCTTGCCGGCCGCCCAATGATCGAGCACGTGATTGCTCGTTTCGAACCCCAGGTCAATGCCCTGATCATCAATGCCAACCGCAACCATGATCGCTATGCCCGGACCGGGTTTGGCATTGTCAGCGACCGGGACATCGGTGAGTATCCCGGCCCTCTGGCGGGTATGGCCGCCGGCTTGGCCGCGAGCGAGGCAGAGCTGGTGGCCTTTGTTCCCTGTGATGCGCCCCTGTTGCCTCGGGATCTGGTACTCCGATTGTCGCAAGCGCTCCAGCAGCAACAGACAGATATAGCGGTTGCCCACGATGGTGACTATTGGCAGCCGGTGTTCGTATTAATGAAACGAACCCTGCTGCCAAGCCTCGATGCTTTTTTGTCCGGGGAAGGGCGCAAAATCATGCATTGGTTTCAGCAGCAGAAAATGGCCAAGGTGCTGTTCGATGATCAGCTGAATGCCTTTGAAAACATTAATACGCCGGAGCATTGCCAGCGTATCGAACAGCAGATGATGGAGAGCTGA
- a CDS encoding sigma-54-dependent transcriptional regulator, with translation MAQLLPFSSVDIASDSLHRIPVCNTRISSILLLDEGDEQQAIVQSLKFSSGLFEQTTHLETARALLKRCHFDLIVVNLDLFIDSNEEWERILRHYSGHTDIICLSEQRDSELAIRVLRSGGADLLHKPCTVNDVMSSVQYCLERRSKERQSYLRSPWQQEKLSQSELIGESTAIVEVTDIISRVAPTPSTILIQGESGTGKELAARAVHLQSGRKGPFVAINCSAIAADLMESELFGHHRGAFTGAQQARDGLFVHANGGTLFLDEIGEMPLAMQAKLLRALEERCVRPVGGEKQVPVDVRIVAATNRNLEQESRSGNFREDLYYRINILTLTMPPLRDRPEDIPPLVHHFVSKLSAELSVPEIPLSHADLSQLQQHDWPGNIRELSNFIERCLLLGKLPLDYLRQTHLTPANAPGKGYPSEWDLEKVIKHHSLQVLEQAGGNKSEAARQLGVSRKTLERKLQAWAKLSAEN, from the coding sequence ATGGCTCAATTGCTGCCATTTTCATCTGTTGATATTGCTAGCGATAGCCTGCACCGGATTCCTGTGTGCAACACTCGCATATCTTCGATCCTGCTGCTGGACGAAGGCGATGAGCAGCAAGCGATCGTTCAATCCCTGAAGTTCAGCAGCGGCCTGTTTGAGCAAACCACCCATCTGGAAACCGCTCGCGCCCTGTTGAAGCGCTGTCATTTCGACCTTATCGTAGTCAATCTCGACCTTTTTATTGATTCCAATGAAGAGTGGGAACGAATTCTCCGCCACTACAGTGGCCACACGGACATTATCTGCCTGAGCGAACAGCGGGATTCCGAGCTGGCGATTCGCGTGCTGCGATCCGGTGGTGCCGATCTGTTGCACAAACCCTGCACCGTCAACGATGTGATGAGCTCGGTGCAATACTGCCTGGAACGTCGTAGCAAGGAACGCCAGAGTTACCTGCGCTCCCCCTGGCAGCAGGAAAAGCTCAGTCAGTCGGAATTGATTGGTGAAAGCACGGCCATTGTTGAAGTCACCGACATCATCAGCCGGGTAGCCCCCACCCCCTCTACCATTCTGATTCAAGGGGAATCGGGCACGGGCAAGGAGCTGGCCGCACGGGCGGTGCATCTGCAAAGCGGTCGCAAGGGACCCTTTGTTGCCATCAATTGCAGCGCCATTGCTGCGGACTTGATGGAAAGCGAACTCTTTGGCCACCATCGCGGCGCCTTCACCGGCGCCCAGCAAGCACGGGACGGACTCTTTGTGCACGCCAATGGCGGTACGCTGTTCCTTGACGAGATCGGCGAGATGCCTCTGGCCATGCAAGCCAAGCTGTTGCGGGCGTTAGAGGAGCGATGCGTGCGCCCGGTGGGCGGAGAAAAACAGGTGCCGGTGGATGTTCGCATTGTCGCCGCCACCAACCGCAATCTGGAACAGGAATCCCGTAGCGGCAATTTCCGCGAAGACCTGTATTACCGCATCAATATCCTGACCCTGACCATGCCGCCTTTACGGGACCGTCCTGAGGACATCCCTCCTCTGGTGCATCATTTTGTCAGTAAACTCTCCGCCGAACTCAGCGTACCGGAAATACCGCTGTCCCACGCCGATCTCAGCCAGCTGCAACAACACGATTGGCCGGGCAATATCCGGGAACTAAGCAACTTTATAGAACGCTGCCTGCTACTGGGCAAATTGCCCCTCGACTACCTGCGCCAGACCCATTTGACGCCTGCCAACGCGCCCGGAAAAGGCTATCCGAGTGAATGGGATCTGGAGAAAGTGATTAAACATCACAGTTTACAAGTGCTGGAGCAAGCCGGAGGCAATAAGTCGGAAGCGGCCCGGCAGCTGGGGGTTTCCCGTAAAACCCTGGAGCGCAAACTGCAAGCCTGGGCCAAACTGTCAGCGGAAAACTGA
- a CDS encoding helix-turn-helix transcriptional regulator: protein MQQAQVVAGKAKNEQGGAEFLNIKQVADFLQLNEKKVYSMVSEGVIPATKITGKWLFPKRLVESWLLESCHGGVLTDRLLVVGSGDLLMQQALSRQQRDMQDAGLVSLSVTGTRLGLSMLDRGRADLCVMHWGPAAESRVRHPALLQRYQNHRQWTMVRLFEREVGIATRPGVPPENAQGCFVEGSRWVLRQSGSGARRLFDEQLALHHRSIDELVLGDGALSEFEVAVQLNERRADYGIVSRAIASQFDLPFFSLGSEALDMVMPQAIYFRVLVQQLVGQFRSQALQQQAGNYGGYDLSQCGEILWTP from the coding sequence ATGCAGCAGGCACAGGTTGTAGCCGGCAAGGCAAAAAATGAGCAGGGAGGCGCCGAATTCCTCAATATCAAACAGGTGGCCGATTTTCTCCAGTTGAATGAGAAAAAAGTCTATTCGATGGTCAGCGAGGGCGTCATACCCGCGACCAAAATTACCGGTAAGTGGTTATTCCCCAAGCGTCTGGTCGAAAGTTGGTTGCTTGAATCCTGCCATGGCGGGGTACTGACGGACCGCCTGCTGGTGGTGGGCAGTGGTGATCTGTTGATGCAGCAGGCCTTATCCCGTCAGCAGCGGGATATGCAGGATGCTGGCCTGGTCTCCTTGTCAGTTACCGGTACTCGTTTGGGGTTGTCCATGCTCGATCGAGGACGTGCTGATCTCTGTGTCATGCACTGGGGCCCAGCAGCCGAAAGTCGAGTGCGTCATCCGGCGTTGTTGCAGCGTTACCAGAATCATCGGCAGTGGACCATGGTGCGTTTGTTCGAGCGTGAAGTGGGAATTGCGACGCGCCCGGGAGTGCCGCCTGAGAATGCTCAAGGCTGTTTTGTTGAAGGCAGTCGCTGGGTGTTGCGTCAGTCCGGTTCCGGCGCCAGACGGTTGTTTGATGAACAGCTGGCGTTACATCATCGTTCGATCGATGAGCTGGTGTTGGGGGATGGCGCCCTTAGCGAATTTGAGGTGGCGGTGCAGTTGAACGAGCGAAGAGCCGATTACGGCATTGTGTCTCGGGCCATTGCCAGCCAGTTTGATTTACCGTTTTTCTCACTGGGCAGCGAGGCGCTGGATATGGTAATGCCCCAGGCGATCTATTTCCGCGTCTTGGTACAGCAGCTGGTGGGGCAGTTTCGCTCTCAGGCCTTGCAACAGCAGGCGGGCAATTACGGCGGTTACGATCTCTCGCAATGCGGCGAAATTTTGTGGACACCTTAG
- the fdhD gene encoding formate dehydrogenase accessory sulfurtransferase FdhD: MNGISPYRPLMSQSGLEATHRIEALDEQGTPRAIDIAGERALTIYIDKVELLTLMTMGRRPEELVLGYLLNQGIIDRLEQVRAIQVAWDVEAAAVVTDGSIEGWQERLGRKTVTTGCGQGTVFASMMNRFDDIELARLRYTQSGIYELLDSLSRHNEIYRQAGAVHGCALCRGSEVVDFVEDVGRHNAVDTLAGRMLLDDLQGQELIFYTTGRLTSEMVIKVAQMGIPLLLSRSGLTQMGLEMAQRVGLTMIGRAKGKHFLVFNGQENIEFDQPPAPRPVRSATP; encoded by the coding sequence ATGAATGGGATTTCGCCCTATCGCCCCTTGATGAGCCAGTCCGGGCTTGAGGCAACCCATCGCATCGAGGCGCTGGATGAGCAGGGTACTCCCCGGGCCATTGATATCGCGGGTGAGCGAGCGCTAACGATCTATATCGACAAGGTTGAGTTGCTCACCCTGATGACTATGGGGCGTCGCCCGGAAGAGTTGGTTCTGGGCTATCTGTTGAACCAGGGCATCATCGATCGACTCGAGCAGGTACGTGCCATTCAGGTGGCGTGGGATGTCGAAGCCGCGGCGGTTGTTACCGATGGCAGTATTGAGGGTTGGCAGGAACGCCTGGGGCGCAAAACGGTGACGACGGGCTGTGGCCAGGGCACGGTGTTCGCCAGCATGATGAACCGGTTTGACGACATCGAGCTGGCCCGGTTGCGCTACACCCAGTCGGGGATCTACGAATTGCTCGATTCCCTGTCACGTCATAACGAAATCTATCGTCAGGCGGGGGCGGTGCATGGTTGTGCCCTCTGCCGGGGCAGTGAAGTGGTCGATTTTGTCGAGGATGTGGGGCGCCACAATGCGGTGGATACGCTGGCAGGGCGCATGCTGTTGGACGACCTGCAGGGGCAAGAGCTGATCTTTTACACCACCGGCCGGCTAACCTCCGAGATGGTGATCAAGGTCGCCCAGATGGGTATCCCACTGTTGTTGTCGCGGTCCGGTTTAACTCAGATGGGCCTGGAGATGGCCCAGCGAGTCGGTTTGACCATGATCGGCCGCGCCAAGGGCAAGCACTTCCTGGTCTTCAATGGTCAGGAAAATATCGAGTTTGACCAACCGCCGGCACCACGTCCGGTGCGGTCGGCAACTCCGTAA
- a CDS encoding DUF3305 domain-containing protein, with product MPAQISNPDDSYTIKVAMVRTQARVGQWLTDNWECLLLPAEASDPDQATTCATLQLLLHRDERTAYRMNLSSREPKLFIVCDLDDEQEDELMHPLRISASQDLAAAYMDGGEEDVFSAPMPAAVQCWIEAFMSRHGEDTSDTGKRRRRGKGEKHKGAKDAQPETTPHSQENLS from the coding sequence TTGCCAGCGCAAATCAGCAACCCGGACGATAGTTACACCATCAAGGTGGCGATGGTAAGAACCCAGGCCAGGGTCGGCCAGTGGCTGACGGATAACTGGGAGTGCCTGCTATTACCCGCCGAAGCATCCGATCCGGATCAGGCCACCACCTGCGCCACACTCCAACTGTTATTGCATCGGGATGAGCGAACTGCGTATCGAATGAACCTGAGTTCGCGAGAGCCCAAGCTGTTTATTGTCTGCGATCTCGATGATGAACAAGAGGATGAACTGATGCACCCCTTGCGCATCAGCGCCAGCCAGGACCTGGCCGCCGCCTATATGGACGGAGGCGAAGAGGATGTCTTCTCCGCCCCGATGCCTGCCGCCGTCCAATGCTGGATCGAGGCATTTATGAGCCGTCACGGAGAAGACACCAGCGACACCGGCAAACGACGCCGTCGGGGCAAAGGCGAAAAGCACAAAGGGGCAAAAGACGCTCAACCAGAGACCACCCCTCACTCCCAGGAAAACTTGTCATGA
- a CDS encoding DUF3306 domain-containing protein, whose translation MTADDNDGNNEGFASRWSRLKRQSEAPTSPEPSIADQASLTQTSNKSLEQSQAATQDHDSDEAPKTDADMPELGSLGNDDSYADFLSEGVSDELRAKALKQLFHLSHFNITDKLDDYDEDFSVFEPLGDTVSEHLKRWIDRDPSNTHPKPATDQDSTIASDQADSGKSTSSTDDPETEAQSSAQAQQTPAETSETSQARNDPTESQQAKPPNDTPAQGNAAERSPRTHSDISDPEGQNNPGQT comes from the coding sequence ATGACGGCAGATGACAATGACGGCAATAACGAAGGCTTTGCTAGCCGCTGGAGTCGATTAAAACGCCAGTCGGAAGCACCCACTTCGCCCGAACCCTCAATAGCGGATCAGGCATCCCTGACACAGACCAGCAACAAAAGCCTGGAACAATCGCAGGCAGCCACGCAAGATCACGACTCTGACGAGGCACCGAAAACCGACGCCGATATGCCCGAACTGGGCAGCCTTGGCAACGATGACAGCTACGCCGACTTCCTGTCAGAAGGGGTCAGCGACGAATTGCGCGCCAAGGCCCTGAAGCAACTGTTCCATCTTTCCCACTTCAACATCACCGACAAGCTGGACGACTACGACGAGGATTTTTCAGTTTTCGAGCCCCTCGGCGACACCGTCAGCGAACACCTGAAACGCTGGATCGACCGAGATCCGAGCAATACCCATCCGAAGCCAGCCACCGACCAGGACAGCACAATCGCGTCCGATCAAGCCGACAGTGGCAAGTCAACCTCATCGACCGATGACCCAGAAACCGAAGCGCAATCCTCTGCGCAAGCACAGCAGACACCCGCCGAGACATCCGAGACCAGCCAGGCCCGGAATGACCCGACGGAATCACAGCAAGCAAAACCACCCAACGACACCCCAGCACAGGGTAACGCGGCAGAACGTTCTCCCCGCACCCATTCGGACATTAGCGACCCTGAGGGACAAAACAACCCAGGGCAGACCTAA
- a CDS encoding 4Fe-4S dicluster domain-containing protein, whose product MTVVTMERPGLAVNQYEPQTSTITYRSSGELLITGPEHRARLAAAELAGALKCTVLITEAMPATVNVDMERAAGLEINAPIHHHSLQSLGGYMGHFDAMVSLPGGLIDNSLAKLSQLKAFDLVLDLGSSALIGNQRSPAGYFHCPDQNSLATALEELPDLVGEFSKPVYLRLNNDICAHSNSTLIGCTRCLEVCPADAISSVSGRIEVDHHLCHGVGGCASACPTGAIEHLETPPHQLLQRLREPLQQQSAAVIIRTDDNTDIAANIAEPVIQLVLEEINCAGLETWFSALAWGAPRVVIFAPDDLDETARSALQTQLGFAHAILHGLGLETTRISLLESTNADTLSQWLTSDLTPVSNASYLPDHKRREALFQAIDQLFTAGEQQAQAFGLPAGMPMGGLDINQEQCTLCMSCAGVCPTQALQSGGDSPKLLFTQHNCVQCGLCVSACPEKVLDLRSEYQLDPSVRKSQQTLNEDAPLCCGDCGKPFATQSLLRKMQEKLSGHSMFQNSNLLELCGDCRVKALMKQDSELLQ is encoded by the coding sequence ATGACTGTTGTAACCATGGAACGACCGGGGTTAGCTGTTAACCAGTATGAACCCCAAACCAGCACCATTACCTATCGGAGCTCCGGCGAGCTACTGATAACCGGGCCTGAGCACCGTGCACGGCTGGCGGCTGCCGAACTGGCAGGCGCACTCAAATGCACGGTGCTAATCACCGAAGCGATGCCCGCTACCGTCAATGTCGATATGGAACGGGCGGCCGGACTGGAGATTAACGCCCCGATACACCACCACAGCTTGCAGTCCCTCGGCGGCTATATGGGTCATTTTGACGCAATGGTCTCATTGCCTGGCGGCCTGATTGATAATTCGCTGGCCAAGCTCAGTCAGCTCAAAGCCTTCGACCTTGTGCTCGACCTGGGCAGCAGTGCGTTGATCGGTAACCAACGTTCACCCGCAGGCTATTTCCATTGCCCGGATCAAAACAGCCTGGCGACCGCCCTGGAAGAGTTGCCAGATCTGGTTGGCGAGTTCAGCAAACCGGTTTACCTGCGCCTTAATAACGACATCTGCGCCCACAGCAACAGCACCTTAATTGGCTGCACCCGTTGCCTTGAGGTCTGCCCGGCCGATGCCATTAGTTCGGTCAGCGGGCGCATCGAAGTCGATCACCACCTGTGCCATGGCGTCGGCGGCTGTGCCAGTGCTTGCCCGACCGGGGCCATCGAGCACCTCGAAACACCGCCTCATCAATTGCTACAACGCCTGCGCGAGCCTTTGCAACAGCAATCGGCGGCAGTCATTATTCGCACCGACGACAATACGGATATCGCAGCAAATATTGCTGAACCAGTGATTCAGCTCGTGCTGGAAGAGATCAACTGCGCCGGTCTGGAAACCTGGTTCAGCGCGCTGGCCTGGGGAGCGCCCCGGGTTGTTATTTTTGCCCCGGACGACCTTGACGAAACTGCGCGCAGCGCTCTACAGACCCAGTTGGGTTTCGCTCATGCGATTCTGCACGGTCTTGGCCTCGAAACGACTCGCATAAGCCTGCTTGAGTCCACCAATGCCGACACTCTGTCACAGTGGCTGACCAGCGACCTGACACCGGTTTCCAATGCCAGTTATCTGCCCGACCACAAACGCCGGGAAGCCCTGTTCCAGGCCATCGACCAACTGTTTACCGCTGGCGAACAACAAGCCCAGGCCTTTGGCCTGCCAGCAGGAATGCCCATGGGCGGTCTAGATATCAACCAGGAGCAGTGCACTCTATGTATGTCCTGCGCCGGTGTCTGCCCCACCCAGGCCCTGCAATCGGGGGGCGATTCACCCAAGCTGCTCTTTACCCAACACAATTGCGTGCAATGCGGGCTCTGTGTCAGCGCCTGCCCGGAAAAGGTGCTGGATCTGCGCAGCGAGTACCAGCTGGATCCCTCGGTGCGCAAATCCCAGCAAACCCTCAATGAGGATGCGCCACTGTGCTGTGGCGATTGCGGCAAGCCCTTTGCGACCCAAAGCCTGCTTCGCAAGATGCAGGAGAAACTGTCTGGCCACAGCATGTTCCAGAACAGCAATCTGCTCGAACTCTGTGGTGACTGCCGCGTGAAAGCCTTAATGAAACAGGATTCGGAGTTACTGCAATGA
- a CDS encoding TorD/DmsD family molecular chaperone — MSADLITTDNAVTATNALPVLSDEDHLRAEGYALLGTLLRGALSDELMQLLAGIEIESAHSPIEHAYSTLQQSAVHTRVEAARQEYQSLFIGIGRGELLPFGSWYQTGFMMEKPLVKLRQDLQELGFERQQDTHEPEDHVAALCEVMTYLIEAGSTEQQQRFFRTHMQGWIQRFFDDLQNANNANFYIAVGQLGEALLQAEIDRFDQP, encoded by the coding sequence ATGAGCGCCGACCTGATCACAACCGACAACGCTGTAACCGCCACCAACGCACTGCCAGTGTTGAGCGATGAAGATCATCTTCGCGCCGAAGGCTATGCCCTTCTGGGTACGTTGTTACGCGGCGCACTCTCCGACGAACTGATGCAGCTGCTGGCGGGCATCGAGATTGAGTCGGCCCATAGCCCCATCGAGCACGCCTACAGCACCTTGCAACAAAGCGCCGTGCATACTCGGGTAGAAGCCGCACGACAGGAATACCAAAGCCTCTTTATTGGTATCGGCCGGGGCGAACTGTTGCCCTTCGGGTCCTGGTACCAGACCGGATTTATGATGGAAAAGCCCCTGGTCAAACTGCGTCAGGATCTGCAGGAACTGGGCTTTGAGCGTCAACAGGATACCCACGAACCCGAAGATCACGTAGCCGCACTCTGTGAAGTGATGACCTACCTGATCGAAGCCGGTTCAACCGAGCAACAACAGCGTTTCTTCCGCACCCATATGCAGGGCTGGATACAACGCTTTTTCGATGATCTGCAAAACGCCAACAATGCCAACTTCTATATTGCGGTTGGCCAACTGGGTGAAGCGTTGCTGCAAGCAGAGATCGATCGTTTTGATCAACCATAG
- a CDS encoding twin-arginine translocation pathway signal, translated as MSKKSLSKEQLQRREFLTGVAVTASAAAVVGAAGSVQAAEEPLEEKQSGRYRKSDHVKAYYDTARI; from the coding sequence ATGAGTAAGAAATCGCTGAGCAAGGAGCAATTGCAGAGACGTGAGTTTCTGACCGGAGTTGCTGTCACCGCGAGTGCTGCAGCCGTGGTCGGTGCCGCAGGCTCTGTCCAGGCCGCTGAAGAGCCGCTCGAAGAAAAACAGTCAGGGCGTTACCGCAAGTCGGATCACGTCAAGGCCTATTACGATACCGCCCGCATCTAG